The Citrus sinensis cultivar Valencia sweet orange chromosome 4, DVS_A1.0, whole genome shotgun sequence DNA segment ATTGGTGTATGGGACTCACAGCTCTACTAATAAATACCCACCATATGTGCAGTCGCAACACTAGACTGAGACCTTAATTATATATCTAAAACAGGTAGAACGTCTTGTGAAGTTCTTTTAGAATAATTGCCAAAGTATTACTGTAATAAATGCTTTCTCCAAAAGTTTGTATCTTGATAGGGATATGGCTAAGTTACATTATGTGTAACTTATATTTAAACTTCACCCAATGACTCGATATAAATTTAATCGAACAACACTTAAGCTATTGGGTCTAATACTGCAACTCATGAATTGATGCAACTTTACATATAGCATGACTCGATAATATACATATTCTAGCAGCTGTTTGAGACTTTTTCAAGATTtcctttaatataaaatggaCTAGGAATAAATATGATAGCATTATTCAGCATCATTTAGGacccaaaaaatatttagccTTCAGAAACTCAAAAAAATAGTGGAGTTACCCGACAAAAAAAGGTCAGAACGCAGCTTACCAGGAGCAATGCGGCCATAAGAATGTGCAATATCAGACATGGATATAGAATGGCATTTCAATCATTTTTGTAAGTAGTTATCCCTCTAGAGGTTCTGTCTTCTGtgacccaaaaataaataaataaatatgccaaacaaacaaacaacgaaccctaaaataataatgttccGCCCTCAAATTCTCAGGAAGCAGCAATGATTAGCTTATTCAGTTAATATTGAAACCAAGACGTCAAgacttttgaattaattaatacactTGGAACTGCAAAATCTAATCACTTACTTTTAACCGCTTAAGAAATGCCAATAGAGCAAAGTGTAAACTGCATCTACAGTATCTAAAGAAATTTTACATTCAGAACAGTACCAGACTTCCAACTTCATACTTAGCCTCTCAACGTTAATTCAAACTATTACAATAAGCAATGAGGATTCAGGACAGAGATTCATTCCGAGTCCCAACTGTACAATTCTGACTTAAGCTACACAAGTATACATTCATATCAAGGAAACACTTGAATTCTCATTAAATAGAACAATTACACAACAAAGAACCAGAAATCAAATCTAAGCTAGACAGCTTTGGCCACCagtttaaatgaaaaaaccaGAAACCAAAGCCGCAACAAACAATTTTCACCAACTCTACCGCCCTTCCAACATTTAGCTACACATACTTCATACCCACCTACTCTAACTAAAACTAAACTCAAATCTAATATTACAAAGGAGGATAAGTCCTCACAAATATCAGTTCTGAAGTTACAGGATGTCATCATAAGCGACGATCTCTCTGCCTCTGAAAGGCACCTCTAAAGCTGAAGAACCGTCACCGCTAGTTTTGGGGTTAACAATAGCTGACGCAAGCTTAATGCCTCTTCCATGTCTGCTGAGAGGCACCTCAGCACGCAAAAGCTTAGAAGATGAACCAATGTCCTTATTGGCACCACTCTTCACTGCTTCCTTCCATTGGGCTAGAGGATCTGTTGCCCATAAAACCTGGACCTGCAACAAGAACACCAATGTCGGTATctgattgtaattttaaaaccaAACGGTACCAAAGAGAAGAAGAACTCGAATGGTCTAAGCGCTCGCAAGAGCTTTAGAATACTGAATTAAGAAGATATCAGCACTTGGAAGAGCCGAGGTCAAATTCGTAAGCAAAGGTCACGCTTCAAGCCATGTATGAAAAGGCAAAGGGTTGAATTGAAAagctttctttatttattttgctaatTTGAAACTAAGATAActcatggaaaaaaaaaattagaaattccTGCAATCAATTGAACCAGAAAATCAACTTGAATTGAGTCCAATTCAGTCACTATAACCAAACGTAAAAATGAAAAGCATCAAAATTTGACTccaaccaaaaaataataataataataataatcaattttaccaaacaacatgaatttatttataccTTTTGTGAATCAACTGTGATGCCGAAGGAGGCATCAAGGGCAGCAGCAATGGCAGCTTCAGCAGAATCTTTTGTCCGGTAGGTAATGTATCCGAGACGATTGCGATCGATGCGGATGCGGGAGATGGCGCCGTAGATCTCAAACCTCGACTTTAAATCAAGCACCGAGCAGTTCGGCCGCAGACCCATCACCACCACGGCTGGAGGCGGCAACGGCTTGACGTATGGCTTATCATCGTCGGCGGCGGGACGAGAGAGAGGACGACGTCGTTTTGGGGCTGAATTAGCGTCGTGGCGGGAGGGGTAGGGCTTGTCTCGCTTGCGACTCATGTTAGAAAAACTTGAATAACGATGATAGTTTACTACCACTGGTTCTTTACTCGATGAGTGCGTGGTGTACACCGTGTAGATATTCGAGTGGATCTTTTCTACTGCTCCATTTTTGTCAGTAgagtttttactaaaaaaaaaattattatttaattattaataaaaaattttattataaaattatttttatagataaattttttagttacattataaaaataataaaataatattataaaataaatagatgatattttagatttttaacattaaaaaaattttaatttttattcttaaaaatttaaaatttaaattttttattaatagaggtaaaataatttatttaaattttaaaaaatttactaaaaaataatcaaataaaaaaattataataaaaatttataaaattaaataaatacaactaTTAAATAACTCATATTAAACATGTACCACATCGTAATGCGCAAGAGTTTAAGTGGGCTTAACTCAGTTGCGTTCCGCTCGTGCTgtacattttcttataaattctTTACCCTCTAATATTTCATCtactcttttaaaaaaacttaattaattaattaatttcatcctGATAGTGCTAgaaacattatttattattttattatatacctctttttaacctttttagaaaatatcaGCAAACCGTTGTGCTAAATTccgttaataatatataaaaccAGGTAAAAATGAATCGATCCATAAACACATTCCCTAATTGTCGCTTCCCAATCACCAAACTTACCCCTTAAATCCGACGACATTGATAAATCCTCCGGCTTTGTTTTGTATGCATGTGCCGGATTAGGCTCTATCCTTCCTTCCACTTGTCCTTCCAAATTTATCCTCTTCGTATTAATTAATCTCTCACAcactaatttaatattaaaatccaTGTGCGCAGAGGATAACAAAAGTATAGAACAATCTCTTACACTCTTCTCTCTCAAAAACCCAAACCAATTTTCAGATAAATCGCATTTtgtgttttcaattttgatggAGAGCTGAAAATAAAGTTCAATGGCTGCCTCTGTTTCATCGCTAACCTTTCCGTTCTTTAACTCGAAACCGCACTTCAAAATCTCACAAAATAATGTCGATAATCCTCTCATCGCCACTAACAATCAGATACAATCTCTCTTCGTTTTCTCGAAGTCAAAACCTTTCTCCACGTTCCAAAGCCGACGCCATTTGGGTCCTCTTGTTTCATCGTGCTTTCCCACAAGAGCTTCTTTTTCTTCGGATATGTTTCCTGATAACATAACTGAAGAGGAAAGAATCCTCCCTGTCACTGAGGAAACTCCGCTGAAATTTCTCTTGTGGGTTGTATTTTGGGCTTCTTTGTCCCTTGTTTGGTTCTCCACTTCTGGCGATGCTAATGCTGCTGTTGACTCCATTAGAGCTTCCGCTATCGGCCTCAAAATCGCCACTGCTTTGAGGAGATCTAGCTGGCCCGATGAGGCCGTGGTGTTTGCACTCGCTACGCTCCCTGTACTTGAGCTTCGTGGGGCAATTCCTGTTGGTTATTGGATGCAACTCAAGCCTGTGTTGCTGACTGTCTTATCTGTTCTTGGGTTAGTCTTCATTCATTCTCTTTATCCCGATTtcttacatattttatttccttGTGTTTGAAGAACTCGTAGAGCCAGAGCTAGAGGATTCTGTTGTGTGTATGATTATTAATGTACAATTGTTGAGGCTAGTGATCAAAATTTTGGGGTTTTAACTGTAGGAACATGGTTCCCGTGCCATTCATTATACTTTATCTCAAGAAGTTTGCTTCATTCCTTGCTGGGAAAAACCGGTCCGCATCTCAGTTCCTTGATATGCTATTTCAGAAGGCCAAAGAGAAAGCTGGCCCAGTAGAGGAGTTTCAATGGCTTGGCCTTATGCTTTTTGTGGCTGTGCCATTTCCTGGAACAGGAGCTTGGACAGGAGCCTTCATTGCTGCCATTCTTGACATGCCATTTTGGTCTGCTTTATCAGCAAATTTCTTTGGTGTTGTGATTGCTGGGCTTCTGGTGAACTTGCTTGTCAACCTTGGTCTCAAATATGCCATTGTTACAGGTGCTATTCTTTTCATTATATCCACTTTTATGTGGAGTACTCTTCGAAGTATCAGGAAGTCTTTGGGCTCATCAAGTTGATGTTAAATCAATGACTGAAGTTATCTTTTCATCCATAATCACactttttgattttgtttgaattttatccTTAGTCACCGTTAGCGTCTCTGCCTTACTTGCTTACTTTGATTCTATCTACATTGGTTCTCTTTAATAATTGAGAACATAATCTATAAATCCTTCAGGTTgagttattattaaaaaatatgagacAGTGATTCGAGAAgataaaccttttttttttcctcttgtgGTAGTTCGATGAGATCATGAATAGAAGTCGATGCTtacacttttcttttttccacaCCACAAATAGACGTGTGCATAAATAATGATTGTGAATGATTAAACCTATTCTTGTGGTTAGAAGAGTACTGGACAAGGCGCATATTTAGAAACATTGTGTACCATGGTTTATATGACTGTCTGTCACATTACCAGATTGTTATTTAGAAACCTTGTGTACCATGGGTTATATGACCATTTATCACATTAGCAGATTGTTTTTTAAGTATGATAAATTTGATTCTGACCAGAGTAATGTCTCTAAGGTGGTCCTACTACGCTCTTGAACTAATACATAATCTAGTAGAAATGGCCAGTATGTCCTAGTTAAAGACACGTATCTTTTCTTAACAAAAAACAATTGCATCGTATAATTTCTTGGAAGAGGGGAAAAATTGGTCGAGTTGATATTCATAAATCATATTATGTGGAATTTGGAATGTAGCTGCACAAACTTTCCAGGAAACCACAAGTTTTTACTTAGAAGCTAAAGATCCTAGATGGCACTTGTACTTTGCCAGAGATACAAGCCTTCTTCCTGCACGACACCAACTATTATTTTGAAGTGT contains these protein-coding regions:
- the LOC102617300 gene encoding uncharacterized protein At1g27050; translated protein: MSRKRDKPYPSRHDANSAPKRRRPLSRPAADDDKPYVKPLPPPAVVVMGLRPNCSVLDLKSRFEIYGAISRIRIDRNRLGYITYRTKDSAEAAIAAALDASFGITVDSQKVQVLWATDPLAQWKEAVKSGANKDIGSSSKLLRAEVPLSRHGRGIKLASAIVNPKTSGDGSSALEVPFRGREIVAYDDIL
- the LOC102616695 gene encoding uncharacterized protein LOC102616695 — its product is MAASVSSLTFPFFNSKPHFKISQNNVDNPLIATNNQIQSLFVFSKSKPFSTFQSRRHLGPLVSSCFPTRASFSSDMFPDNITEEERILPVTEETPLKFLLWVVFWASLSLVWFSTSGDANAAVDSIRASAIGLKIATALRRSSWPDEAVVFALATLPVLELRGAIPVGYWMQLKPVLLTVLSVLGNMVPVPFIILYLKKFASFLAGKNRSASQFLDMLFQKAKEKAGPVEEFQWLGLMLFVAVPFPGTGAWTGAFIAAILDMPFWSALSANFFGVVIAGLLVNLLVNLGLKYAIVTGAILFIISTFMWSTLRSIRKSLGSSS